The Melanotaenia boesemani isolate fMelBoe1 chromosome 3, fMelBoe1.pri, whole genome shotgun sequence genome contains the following window.
TGTCTTTAAGTGAACGTTTCTTTCCACCATTTCACTTCAAAAATATGCGCTGCTTTGCTTGCTGGCTATAGCTATTTATAGGGAGAGTGGGCCAAGGGCTCTGAGAGGTGGAAGGAGGTGGCGAATCACTTGAAAGTATATGAATGCACATGAACACAAAGCCGGACCAGCTGGTAAACAAAAAGCTGgggatcaacacagagagacagtaCGTGGCGTCATGCTATATTCGCGATTAtacctctagttcttcacatagccatcttttttattccttcaatctagaaatgatgaatttccacTTATTGCCATTTTAAGTGGGGTTGTATGTGGTCATAATAAGGAATTGGTGTGGTACCTGCAGCTGCCAATATTCTAGGCACATTGAAAAGATTTTGTCTAAAAGTCATTAACTGTGCCTAGCTCAAGTTAACTTGGTGTCAATCTGGCCCTTGTTGGACGTCTAAACACAGCCCACATTTTGTTATTGTAATTTTGTCAGCTACAACTGTTAAAGGGGTTTATCGCCACAGCtgacttttaaacttttttttggtGGTCGactgctgtgacaaggcaccgaCATGTCCAAAATtagctttgttgtttatgtgttaatgtgttaaaatattgCGTTAATGTGtcaatttcaaagatttatctcttcattaatggtttaattttgactGCCCTGTTAAAAAacctaaatttatttgataaatgcaggctatatattttttttataattatctgGAGACCCCATGAAATTGTCTTCATGGGGTTCcagacccccagtttgagaaccattgcacatgcacatgcacatgcacatgcacagaaCATACCTGGTTAGGCAGGGGCGTGTGTTTCTGGCACTACTGTAGCAATGCAGTAACCTGACAGTAGCAATGCAGTAACTTGATACCCAGGTGTTGATCTACCTCTCCATCCTCCAGCCAAGATAGCCCTGTAGCATAGCTCGGGTTATGAATGAGTTAGTGAGCTGGTGAGTAGGTgagagtgcatgtgtgtttgtgtgtgtgagaatctGTGGCTGATGAGAAGCAACATAGCAAAACAACTAGAGCAAAAGATGGCAGTTAACAGTATACATGTACAGTACAGGTTACATTTGTTTCAACATATAAGtcctgctttttaaatttaaagggccaaatagtgaatgattttttttttgtaaatgtattgcATTCTTTCCTAAAAGATTTAAGTTATAAAGTGACTTTTACTGCTTTAACAATTCATTTTAACCAGGCATAACCTGCAAACAATTGTTGACCACACAAAAATCAATctgaatatatttaaattttctataaGCATTCCCACCTCAATCATATTTTTCCTtcctttattttcccttttagcTTTATGTCAGCTAAATTTCACATGataacagaaaaggaaaaacaatagaaaaaattCACTGAGGATCTTTGAAGGTTTCTGTTATCAGGTATGATTTTTCAGACATGTCTTTAATAATAGTGAAATAACCACCATTTTTTTGCTTAATATTCTGTCCATCTGGCAAAAATATCAGCAAGTAACCCTTCAGCGATAAGCACTGAGCTGTGATTTATGTAATATTcaatcttatttttcttttaatattataCATTTCCAAAAAGAGTTTAGAACAAACAggtgatggaaaatatttttttaaaacacagaacatAAATTGCTCTTTtactatatatattatattaactGTTAAtattaaggaaagaaaaaattaacttAAATCTGTCAACAATCTAACAGAGCTAAACCTCCACCTGTGGCCATTCAGCTGTGGCTGACATGTGCATTAAGAGCATCGCCTGGTGGCAAGAATATGTATTGTAACAGAACCACATGACACTAAACACTTGAataatacatatacatatatcatCTATAGCTATATGGTGAAAGCATCTTATTGTTGCATTAAAATGAGGTGGACAAGGTCCAGTCCCTGGTACTGATTGCTAGGTAGAACTATTCAGGAAAATACTGGAGCAGTTTCATGTGTCATTGCACAGTAAAACATGTGTTTGTGGCAAGTTTAATCCATGAGGTCATCTCTAATTACTGTTTGAGGATgacttggtaaaaaaaaaataaggccAAATTTCTACCAAGATCAGGTTATTATGACAAACATCTTACTTTTTAGTTCCTGTTAAGGAGTCACTAGTTGTAATGTCACAGTGCAGTTGCTGAGTAATGGAAAAAgcttatatttaaacatgtaagaaagtaaacttttccttttttttgtcttgtaatTTTTCGTAAATTCTTTCAAGGCATGGTTGAGTTTACCTCTAAATGGCAGGAAGTTAATGTATGACCCACGTCAATAGttaataagtaaaatattttcactGATCAGTAGAAACATAAATTGACGCAGTTGTTGTGTTGGATTAACTCTGCATTAAGGTACTGTAAAAACAATAATCAATGAGTGTGATTAAAGTCTGTTAAGTTTGTGGTTTGATTTATTGTCAGTAAATTATTTCCCCTTTAGGTCCATCAGTTTAAAGTATATTctaactaaaatgaaaataaaaaaagcaaaaacttcGACTCATTTTCTCACCCCCTTGATGAGCTGCAGTCTTTGCACTGCTTGTATTTACAACCAAAGGTAGCTGCAGAGGAAATGACACAAAGTTTACTTTAACATGGCAGCCATCAACATGGCTCAATCTCAGGAAACAAGTTGACAAAACTCATGGCTTTAATACATAATCGTGGCTGTAAATGATAAAACTGATGCCTGATATCATcacatctttgtgtttttcttttcttctataCACAACATTTGTATCTTTGGTGAAAGTGTTCACACTTAATATTTACTGTTTCCCAGTAAATTTTCATATGCGCAAGAGAAGTTCATTAGAGGCAAGCGATACCTATTTAGAAGTGCAGGCTAGGTTGTGACTTTTAAGGTTAAAGAATTTAGAAATCAAGACTTTGTCTGTTGAGCTATGTGGACATTCAGAAATATAGTATTTGCACAAGataataaaaatggaaacatgAACTATTTTCAGCTTCTTAATGTTCTTAATGTTCTCACATACCTGTTGGATTTTCTAATGGCATGTTTCAgctgctggaaaaaaacaaaattaaatcttGTCTCCTAAAAAAATCACTAAAGCTGCTAATTCTTAACTAGAAGTTAAATACAACTCTTCACTTAGAAATGTAAACATAGCTGATTTAACAGCTCTGTAAACAATCTCTGAATTTACTGAGTGCATCAGATGAACTGACTACTGCTGCCCTCATGTggtaacagaaaaacatcacatttatctGGTACATCCACCAGTGCTGTGGTCCTTTGGTTTTTCTTATGACCTTTAaccttttatgtatttatctttCCTAAAATTGTTTGTATCTAAAAATctagaaatataaaattaagtagcatcttggaaaaagaaaatctgtacaATCTATAAATCTTTTGAATGCTACAGTTAGCTGATGGTACCTTATATTTCCtacatggtggtgtggtggttagcactgcagcctcacaacAAAAAGtttgctggtttgagcctcggctggtggtttctgtgtggagtttgcatgttcttcccgtgtatgcgtgggctctctggcttcctcccaccgtccaaaaacatgcacgttaggttaattggtcactctaaattctccttaggagtgagtgtgtgtgtgtggttaagtGGATGATTGTCTCTCtttgttggccctgcgatgcactggtgacctgtccaggtggcCTGCTTCTCACctattaaaagattaattaatGGGCTCCAGCTTACTTGCGAACCGTagtggactaagcggtacagataataaatgaatgttaaatatttttctgctcctgcttattttatttttcacaacattgttacttttgttttggtctattttatatgtttaaaacACCTGCAAGACTTGGACTGTTAACTGgtcaaaacatatattttaaaggTACTAGCCTACCTGGAGCTCTGGACTATTGTGGTCATGACGAAAAATGTTTGCATTCCTTACAATATTATTTCTGATTGGTGCATAATTCACTCAGTCCACTTCTGAATTTAACCTTCACCTTCACTGAATTTAACCCAGTAGATTTGAGGTGTGGTGGGACTTCTTTTACTCATCTTACGGTGTTTATGATTTCCATGGTGCTACATGTAGAttatatgtggaaaaaaaaccttcaatAAAATCACCAACTTGACTGATGATAAATGATGTGATTACATAatcaatgaaaaatattaaacagaaaaaaaatcctctaaTATTTTGTTCCTAACTTCAGCAGTTTAGTTTGATGACTCATCTTTCAGAGGTCAGTCAGTATCTAGTTTGGAGGCATTATAGCCTACATATAAAGaaaagtttgtttctttgtcatAGTAAATagagatgtttatttatttgctgattATTGATGTTTTTCATCCTGTTACTTGTTCTCCTCACACCCTGTTGAGTGCATCCTGACAGGAGGTTGAGGCTTGCTCTGATGCATCTGATTCCTGAGGAGGGAGGTTCTCAGTTTGGTCCTGATCGATGGAGGCAGTGTGAGGGGCTGCAGATggaaaaaagtacataaaaaaatatatgtatcaTCTTAAAATCAAGTTtgaatgataaaaatgaatcaaacataaTAACACTACACTCACAGCTCAGCTCTTGCAGAGTGCCTTCAGTCAGATGCTTCTTCTTGCTGCAAAAGGTTTTTTCTTTCCACCATGGCAGCCTTAAAAATGCTCTCTCTGCCAAGAGAAGAGACTTATCCTTTCTTGTCTTAAAATGCCCAGTGGAATCATTCTAAAAATGTGATAACACCTAATTCTAAGGAAAAGAGTGTCTCCCAAAAATATACCTTGTGTTCCATCTTCCTGTATAAGATCTGGTGTTAGCTGTTCAGCGCCTCCTCCTACAGGCACTGGTCTGGCTTTTGATCGAGGCTTTCGTTGGGCAAACATGTTTCTGGTGTTTTTAACAGTCCAGCAGAGAAACAGCAGAACTATCAGATtcaccagcagaaccagaagtGATACAAGAAAGAAGCTAAAGGGCAAATTGTCCATGGTCACACTGAAAGGGCGGGATTTTTCTTCTCCAAAACACAACTGTAAAGATAGAAGACGCACAACAAGGTTTGAAGACTTATCAATGTGGAGATCAAAGTGGTGACAACAAAATTGGTCAATCTGGAGCTTTAattaacattatatatataaaacaaatctaCCTGAAagagacacagcagcagcagagagaaaTCTCATAATAAATACTCAATTCTCTTAAAGTTATGTAAAGTGCATGAGTAAAATTCTTTCTCATTTAAAACAGAAGCcagttttgattaaatattcaaAGCATTATTAGTCCATCAGTCCTACGCTTTAGCTCAGAATAAGGCATCAAAATGTCCTGATTACTTCAGGAGGATGAAACAGTTTTACCTCAGTTTAGCTGCTCGTAGTTCGTCCACACCGCTGTAAATGAACATGTTAGCAAAACATTCCACCTGTAATCTGGCTAAACAAAGTTCACGTGATAAATTACAAACAATTGTATTAAACATTCAGTTTTCAAGCATGAGTTGATTTAACATACCTGATCCTGTTGTTGAGAGTTTATGTATCTTAGAGTTTGTTCAAATACCAACATAAACACAGAGCTTTGTTTCTCAGAactttgaaagaaaacattctGCTGACTTTCTAAAACAatcaaaatgatcattttttcaGTATTAGATATTCTTACAAAACAATGTGtgcatgagaaaaataaatatgaatttgCTGCTCTGGAATATTTAAATACTGTGATGTTTACTGAGATTTTCTCATCAATAAACATCTTAGAGAAGCATTAACGACACAATTTACTGGTGAAATCACGTCGTACAAcagttcatttatttacttataatTACTGATATGTGTTGTCAGTGCTGCAGAAGGCAATGATTTTCACACAGtaagattttattattaatagtttttatctactttatatacagtttaaacatttaatagaataaaaactaCACCTGAGTAATATCAAACACGTAGAAAGCTGTTTGCTGTTTGCTTTACTCAGCCTGGTTCCTTCTATAAAAGATTATGTTGATCACAAAGTTTTATTGTTCAGACATCAGATTTGATCTAAAGAAAACCAGCAAATGACATCATCACTTGCTCTTGACATCTTTATATGCCAAACACAAagatccttttttaaaaaaatggaccaTTTGAGAATTTGACATTAAGGCTGCTCGTCCTTTCAATTCAGAGTTTAAGTGGTTCCGGTTGAGTTTATAACAGATGTTTGCCACAGGAGCCTCTAACTTCAAGTAAACATGCTCCACAGACTTGTCCCATTTCTCTAACACTTGCCTTCTTGTCTCCTAGGTTGCAGACAAAggacaaacatttttaatgcttatttattcaaaataataCAATATGGTTGTGTCACAATGTGGATTTATTTAACCCTTTTAGCTCATTGCTTACATTTTTTTGGCTCATTTCTTGAgcatacccataatgaaatTAGTATATTTATATAACCAAAGGtttatttgaatacttttagaGTTATACTACGGGAAATACTTGCAAGATAACTATTTTCAGCTTCTTAATGATCTCACATACCTTTTGGATTTTCTAATGGCATGTTTCAGCtgctgggaaaaaaacaaataaaatcttatcTCCCCAAAAAATTTTGGTAAAGCTGCTAATATTAACTAGAAGTTAAATACAACTCCACAAATCTTCACTTAGAAATGTAAACATAGCTTATTTAGCAGCTCTGTAAACAATCTCTGAATGTACTGAGTGCATCAGATGAACTGACTACTGCTGCCCTCGTGTGGTAACAGAAAATCATCACATTTATCTGGTACATCCACCAGTGCTGTGGTCCTTTGCTTTTGTTATGACCTTTAACCTTTAATGTGTTTATCTTTCCTAAAAGTGTTTGTGTATCTAAAAATCTAGAAATATGAAATTTAGTAGCACcttggaaaaacaaaatctacaCAATCTATAAATgttttgaaagctacagttaGCTGATGGTACCTAATATTTCATGgggaaatgttaaatattttgctgctccagtttttttttaaattttttataattaCAACGTTGTTACTTTTGTTgcattacttttgtttttggtctattttatatgtaatggtgttattttcttcagtaactaatttctttatttcttttaatattttttcaatcACTGCTGTTTCTCTTTCTGATGATAAAACATTGCTGATGATTACTATTGTaggatcatttttatttttgttttgggtgaacATAACTAAACCTATGTTCttcagtcaggcagcactttgaggatcatgttctcTCAAGGACTTGTAATGCAAGGGTTTTAATACAAATAGCTGAGGGGAAGTCTGGTGCCATCTGTTCTCAACTTCCTCCAATCAAGTTTAAAACTGTAAAGTGACACACTGAAAGCAAAAATCTCTCTTTTGTTAAGTGGTTGTTGCATCTTCTTGTTTCTCACTCTCCACCTCTGCTCACATCAGAAGTGTGGAAGGGTTTCAGATGTGAGGAGAGTAATCCAGAGGAGGAATTGAGGATGCACAAATTGGAAGAAAGGGGCagctttaagtaaaacaatgaCAGATATCAACAACAGCAAATCAAATAAGCAGTAGGTGTGACAGCATGTTTTAATCAGGAAATCAGAGAAATCCTTAACAAAATACAATACTTCAACAGGAACAATGTACAACGCTCGTATGTTTTTTTCATAATAAAGCACCATGAAACACAGCTTTTACTGTTATATAAACACTtagatttaatgtaaaatatccAAAATGAATACTTACATTCCTATTTACCCTGATGGACAATAATTAGGCACCATAgagatataaataaagttttcattacaacaaagatttaaaaaatttacaaaatatGCAAATGGAAAGCTGTAAAAACTCTCTAAATACATTAATAAGATATGtacagtgtatgtgtgtgtgttcagacagCATTATTGGTGTTGTCATTATTATTGATCTCCATCCTGCTGATCAGTTCAGTCACCAGCTGCTGCACAGTTTGAGAACGCAATCGCCCGACCTCGAGGACACCCTCATGGTTGACCCTTTCAGGGTCTTCGTAACTCTTCACAACCTGaggtaaattaaaacaattagtcACTCTTTTTACATAAACCAATAAATAAGCCATCATTCAAGAAATCAGACAAGTCTGCCAAATtataaacagttaaataatcACAAAGCCAAATAAAAGTTGATCAGGTCGGCAACTGAACATCATACTGTGCTGTAAGTGTGCCATTTGGATGTTACCTTATTAGTGATCAGGGACAGGCCAAAGACTCTCAGGCCACAGTGAGTTGCCACAACGACCTCAGGAGCTGTACTCATACCTGAAAACAGAGCAACAAGTGACTGACACAGGGCAGAACAGCAACAATAATAATAGAGTTGTTTGAGGTATTAATCTAGTCAGCTGATCAGCAGGTGATGGTCAGTAGACAACTCATGGATTAGTGACCACCAGCTGACTCGAAATGTCCAATAATATTCTTGCTGGGATAACAGTCTAATTACTAGGTTTATGTGTGATAGATATTCATTATCGCATAAACATTCATTTTGGAGAAATAACTGGCTGTGGGGTCTGACCAACACTTGCTCTTTATCAACACTGATCTCACTACTGCTCTTCAGAGATTTGAATTCTATTGGATATTTCTTGCAGCCACATTCTCAGAgaggaaatacatttttttagctTTACAAGACTCAAGCATAACGTAGGTTATGATTAATTATGCAGTCTTAAAGATAAGGAAGAGAGTAAATTTAGTATGTGTTATTTATCTGTGTCATACCAACTGCATCCACTCCAAGTCGATGCAACAGTCTGGCCTCAGCGATGGTTTCAAAAGTAGGACCGCCCACCATGGCATACACCCCATCTTGCACAAGGCCAGCAATACCTAGCTGTTTGGAAATCTCCATTGCTAGGTGTCGCAGCCCTTTGTCATAGCACCCTGACATGGCTGGGAAGCGAGGCCCAAACCTAAAAAACCCCCAAATATTTAACAACAATAACCAACATGATCAACAGCATCAGGAACAATAGTAACAGTAAtttgtcaccatgacaacacatTACTTGTCATCGTTGGGTCCACATAGCGGATTCAGGCCGACTAGTCCAGGGAAGTTGATGTGATCTTTAATGATCATGATGTCACCAGGTTGAAGGCTGTCAGCCAATGAACCAGCAGCATTTGTCACAATCAGAGTCTCCACCCCCATCAGTTTGAAGACTCGAACTGGGAATGTTGTCTGAAGGGCAAACAGAGAAGTCAGGTAGCCTTGCTCATGTGGAAttcaaaaacccaaaacaaaacaaaacaaacatcctAATGTGCACACAGAGTTTTGTGGGGTCATACAAATGAATACACAACTCTCAGGCAGTGTCTGCTGACAGTTACATAATCCACCACTCAATTTGATTTAGTGCATGAAGGTCAATATAAAAGAGGCATTTCCACctcaagaaaaatgttttgtaatcCGAGAttttaagaaggaaaaaagaagctTTAATGGAGCGCCACCTGCAGGGCAGTCAGAGTCTCTGTGTGACACAGAAGAGAGAGTTGTGTGTAGCTGTGAATGTGTCTTACATAGTAGGAAACAATGGCAGCATTGAACAGTCTGCTAAAGGCTGCATGTGACTGGACCCATGCatgacacacacaagcacacacacattacaggTTCAGTCTCATGCTGCTGATTACAGTCAAATGTGTGTTGTATCAAGGTTATGTGACTAAGCTTTTTAGTCagctcactgtgtgtgtgtgtgtgtgtgtgtgtgtgtgtgtgtgtataagtggAATTTATTTGTGTAATTGTTGTGCTCTGTTTGCTGTTATTTCTGTTGCAGTGTTTCTTCTGAGCACAGCTGAGTAGGATTGGCTGTTAAACTCTGCCTGCTCAGGGGCCAGTGTTTCTGACTCTTCTATTTTCCATGTTGTCACTTCTCTCTTATTTTTTCCAAGTATTTCTTTACACAGCTGAGGTTGGTGTTtgcattttgtatttgttttttattcatgtttctcaaaaaaaaaaaaaggtaatttcaTGCTAAGTCtggaaaaacaaattacatCTGCTATGTTAGAATTTTGTCACTTAGAGCCACAATTCACAATAAGCATCTGAAAACACTCCTGCTTGAAAGTGATTACATTTAGTCTGTTCTGCACTTTGTCACAGATCTGTTATCCAGAGGATCCAGTCTTTCTTTGGGTCTAAAGTTAAAGCTCCGTCCAGGTGTCAGCGAATGTATCGCATTTTTTACGATCCttagaagtaaataaaaaaaaaaactgagtaccTGGAGGAGAGAGTGTCCTTCATACATGTGGAAGCGAccctgcatgcaaacacacgtCTTCCCCTTCAGCTCCCCAAAAACCAATCGGCCTGCATGACCCTGCACTgcaacacacaaataaacatgaTCTTGTAAGCAAAGAactttgtattttcttctttatttgtgCTAGTTCATATTCAGATTTATCTTTTGATGCTGCATATAACATTGTTTTGATACTGTAATGAAGTGAGCTGCATATTAAATCCTGTGCTCTTCTTCTCTGTTCGTCATATAACAGTAGGTATAAACTAAGATGCTGCAAGCAGgcctaaatataaaaacagttaGGAAGATGTCACCTTTTAATATGAAAAAGGGGACAGTGAAGGAATCAGTGGTTTTACATAATGTTCTGAAAGAAATTTGGAGGGGCACATTTAACAAATGAGTATCATACTCAATAATCTAAAAAGCAATATCAAAAGGCTAAATATGAAAAGGCAATGAATTGACCACAGTTGCAATGAGCTATTAGATTAGACAGTAAATACATTGTAGGCTGTCAGTATTTGCAGCCTGCAATGTGAAATAATCCATTAAAGGTTTTCCACACATGAATTCAAGCTTTTCTACAATGTTAGAATAATATAGTTatgaaaaaaagctaaagagaaaatatcctttTTCTTCAGACCTTTTTCACATGTGCCTTTTTTTCCTAATACTCTTACATGAAATCTGTTTTTACTATTTCATCTAGCATATAATCCAAGTGTAACATAATAAATAGGCCTgctttgcatgtttaaaatacAGTAATCAGTCTGTAATAATTTGTTACTGGTGAAAATAACAGAATATATTTAGAGTACCTGTACTCTGAGGGAAGCCTGGTATGTCAGAGTAAGCAAACGAATCTTGACATTTGAGGGTGTCAGCGAGCATGCCCAGTCCAGACCCACAGATGATTGCCACCTGTGGGCGGTGCTTTGTCTGAGACATCAAccaatcagctgttttctggTATTCATCGTGACTGTCAACATGAAGAAGGGATGACAAAAAATTATCTGTTTAAAATGACTATATATATTAATGCATAAAATTTTACATCAGTGGCTGTTGGCAAGCAAAACTAAATCTGGACTAAACCACACCCACTAATAATCCACGGCTGGACAGAAACCTAAAcctaaaataaatgataatgagCAACTGTTGTCCAACCAACTTCATTAACTAAAAAGATCACaattacctctgccaaggtggaggttatgttttcaatggcattggtttgtctgtctttctgttagcaacataactcaacaAGTTATGGACATATTTTGATGAAGAAATCTCAGAAATTGAACAAAGAAGATGTTATTAGGTATTGGGGGAGATTCGGATCACCGCTTAAATCCAGgaaatttttaaaaggattcCATActatagggataattttgccattggAGTTTCTAACTAataaataatgcccacaatcattgaaCTTCTAAATGccgagaaaaaacaaaatacaaagcaGTTTATGTAAGTTGTTATGACAAATACCAGCAGGGCCAAATTTATATTTGGCATATTTTGAcatatttggtttaaataatcatttaattatgCTGTTAATAACCATTTTCTTTCAATGCATTCCTTAGGTACAGTATGATATGCTCAaaatttttaatctgtttatccTCTTACTACAGACTTGTTTTGTCTCATGTTCCTACATCTAAGCAGCTGTGGGAACTGGATAGTATTTCATGgcgtgtttttattttaatgcagtgtGAACTTTAGCCTATTATTCAGTTATGGTTCAGGCTCAAGACCCGAACAACAAATGCCTACAGGCTTATTAACACAAGAAGGATGCCAGAAAGCATTAATACATTCcttaatttattaaatagatTTACATGTATCTGAAACCAGAAGTATCCACACAGGAAGAATATGGAGTGACAAGACCAAAAAAACCCCCAAGCTTTAGCTGATTTTAATAGATtatattaagaaaaatattctaatttttcttataacacaaaaacaacaagaaagtAAATTTGTTAGGATAAGGCATCGTGTAATGACAAAATCCTCTTACCTAATATGCTCTTTGCTGTGCATGATGAACGGGTGAGGATGACAAATGCCAAATGAATGTAAGATGACTTGTAGCAAGCAACCTGTGTTAccagaagtgtgtgtgtatgtgtgtatctgtgtatgtgtgcatgagtgtgaaATGAGAAGAGTGTGCGAGTGAAGCCAACTGATGCTGATCAGCGTACATATTCACCAGTCACATGCTCCTGATTGGTTAACAACTCATCCATTCATCAGCTGCAGCCAATGGCATTGCAGTGTtgtaaacgtgtgtgtgtgtctttttctAATTTGGTTATGTAACCACTGTCTGGTTTTTTAGCAGACTTGATATTTTTTGAGTTAATTTCTATAAGCCTGGGGATCACTCTTAGATTTGACCTGTAAGTACAGTATCATtatcaaaataaagaaacacaaagccttgtttctattttcttcCTTCTTGTTCCACCATATTTATACTTCAGATGTAATAAAGACTGCAGCTTCATGAAAGCAAAAAcaagctgaactgaaaaaaagaaagaaaatatggg
Protein-coding sequences here:
- the LOC121635319 gene encoding uncharacterized protein LOC121635319 isoform X2 yields the protein MDNLPFSFFLVSLLVLLVNLIVLLFLCWTVKNTRNMFAQRKPRSKARPVPVGGGAEQLTPDLIQEDGTQERAFLRLPWWKEKTFCSKKKHLTEGTLQELSSPHTASIDQDQTENLPPQESDASEQASTSCQDALNRV
- the LOC121635319 gene encoding uncharacterized protein LOC121635319 isoform X1: MFIDEKISVNITVFKYSRAANSYLFFSCTHCFVRISNTEKMIILIVLESQQNVFFQSSEKQSSVFMLVFEQTLRYINSQQQDQLCFGEEKSRPFSVTMDNLPFSFFLVSLLVLLVNLIVLLFLCWTVKNTRNMFAQRKPRSKARPVPVGGGAEQLTPDLIQEDGTQERAFLRLPWWKEKTFCSKKKHLTEGTLQELSSPHTASIDQDQTENLPPQESDASEQASTSCQDALNRV
- the pnp4a gene encoding purine nucleoside phosphorylase 4a, whose amino-acid sequence is MHSKEHISHDEYQKTADWLMSQTKHRPQVAIICGSGLGMLADTLKCQDSFAYSDIPGFPQSTVQGHAGRLVFGELKGKTCVCMQGRFHMYEGHSLLQTTFPVRVFKLMGVETLIVTNAAGSLADSLQPGDIMIIKDHINFPGLVGLNPLCGPNDDKFGPRFPAMSGCYDKGLRHLAMEISKQLGIAGLVQDGVYAMVGGPTFETIAEARLLHRLGVDAVGMSTAPEVVVATHCGLRVFGLSLITNKVVKSYEDPERVNHEGVLEVGRLRSQTVQQLVTELISRMEINNNDNTNNAV